The genomic DNA TGGTGGAATTAGAACAATTTGGTGGGTGTCATGTTTGTAATTGTCTGCCACACTTGAAAGGGATTAGATCTAATCCCCTGGCTATGCCCATTTTAGAATTCCATATTTATGTATATTGttgctttctgtatgtgtgttataGTGTTTGATTTGGCAGGCAGTAGTGACAGTGAAGTGGAGGAGCTGTGCCACCCGCTGGCCACGTTTGTTACTACAGCAACAAAGCTGATGAATGCGCTCTCAATGCAGCAGCTCAACCACCATATTCAAGAGTTTGTTTGCTTCTTTGAAACAACGCAGTATCATCAGTTTTCTGCAATTTTATTACAAACAGACAGTTTATACATCAGTATAGCAATTACTAGTGAGGAAATCAACAGGTTGGTTTAATGGAGccaaaatgtgtctttcttcCATGTGCTTGGCATGCAGCATAAGACGAGTATTTAGCTTTTCTTatacatatttgtatattttacacacatttattttgaaagtgctCGGCTGCTGCAAGAATGCAAATAGCAATCTGTAATTTTCctctaaaaacataaaagcaccTGGGATGGTGAAACTTTTATTATATCCACAGAACTTTTCATAATGGTCACCATATTCATGTGACCAACACAATAAACATGtcttaataaatattttttttcattgcataGTTTGCAAAGCTAAGCTGCTACTTGGATGTGCAAAGATCAGCCGTAACTAAGAACatcaacagtaaaaacaatagaaaacagcacatttactgtatactgCATCAGCAATCATGACAAACACATCTAAGCTTTACCTCACTCATTGATTATGTGGAGTCATCCCATCCAAAATTCAAGCAAATGCTTGTGCAGATGTCCAATGTAACTGAGTTTCAAAGTagctcagagagaaaagagcacATGAGAGAGGATGATAGGCCTGCAGATTTGTTTCCAGTTTTCCAGAACTACAAGGATCGAGCTTTAGCATGGGCCTGCAGGAGGGCGGCTGTATCCGTGTGGGAACCTTGCATGGCGATAGAGAGTGCAGTTCGACCACGCTGGgcgacaaaaagaaagagaaaaaaaaggaaattaggATCACATCACAAATCGTGCATTCTGAGCCCATATTACGTTAGAAACATTAGACACACTGGCTTCATTAAAAGCACAAatctttagccatgctagcggcgtagctcaagggatggcaatgttggtcagtcTGTTTGTCGGTCAGTCAGTCCTCCAGACTGATATTACATCCAATTATTGGATGtaatgccatgaaatttggtttgatcttctgactttttatttattttgtgccaAAAGTCACTAGTTCCCTTAGTGACATTAGTGAAATTAGTGAAATGTTATCACgcaaatgctaacatgcttaaaGTGTTGTACATggtcaacattatacctgctaaacatcagcatgttagcattgtcatatgccgatgttagcatttagctcaaagcaccacagtGTGCTTACGTACAGCCTCATTGAGCCggtagcatggctgtagacttccACGTGCAGAATTAAGGCTCCCagaagacaaatgaaataacaaCACTACTGTGTGTGCCAGGCTGCATTTTCAGTCCTTTAGATAAATGGGTTAAGATTTAATTTTGCCTTTAATTAGTCTATTTAATCTGAGTGTCAAAGTGGAACACAGTGTAGAGTCGAGATAGGCCTGTGGTTGATggtccttttattttttctcttaaatTCTACTTTAAAGGCAGACTGTGTCAAAAGTAGAAGACATTTGCATccactcctctgctctcttccCTGCCTCCACTCGCTTCAGACTGGCAGATAAAGTACTGTTAGCGGATTAGCTCATCTCAGCCCAGGGAGATTTGTTTTACTGTAGTCCTGATTAATCCTGGGAAAGCTCTATTCAGCTGCATCCAGACTGTCAGTCCACCCACGTCCACACAGTGTCAGTCAAAACATTCCTGCTTTCATACATCTAAGCTCCTTTTTGTGTTCAGTtatgtgaataaaaaaagtagGTATGCCATTTTCTTAACAAATATAACAGGATTTCACAACCGAAATGGAGTTGGATCCATCATCATATGAACTCTATGTTctgaaatttaatttaattgggTTGCAGTCTGTAGATTTGCTTTGGATTTGTTTGAGAATGTTTTGTCCAATTAACTGCGATTCCTTTGGTATGACGACTATAAACAATTAATACCAGGGAACTTGTAGCCTGTACTGTGTATGGCAGTTAAATGAAGACAAAACTTCTTATTGTTTCTTTGATCAAAGAGTAAGAGGATAATATTGGACGTAAATTGTCCTTGGGAATTGGTTTTCTGCAGCATCACCTTATCACTCAGGGTGAGGTCACACTGGctcctctccagcagcagcctcgCGATGTGTGTGTGGCCCCTCTCAGATGCGAACATCAGGGCTGTGGTCCCCTGGCTGTCCTGGATGTTAGCATCTGCTCCACGGCTCAGCAGCAGGCGAACCATCACAACTCGCCCGTGTCTCACCGCCAAGTGCAGAGCTGTTTGGCCCGTCTGTTGAGAGGGACAGACAAtatattcattaaaaaacacaatatttatcTGTCCCTTATTTAGATGCTGTTCATCTGTGATGTCAGTCCACCCACATCTCATTTACTGCTTACgaaactgaaaaacaacctGCATAGAGTGCTTGGAGTCAAACTAGCAATCTCCTGGGAAATGTGGGGAGTCTACTTTTCACCGCATTAATTACCCATGCTACATTTAGACTGTGTTCGCAATGTTACCTGGCTGGAGCGAATGTGAATGTTGCCCAGCTCCATGAGCTTGCGGACCACCTCCATGCCACCTGGGCCATCGGGGGCTGTCAGCGAGGCCAGCATCACTACTGTATAGCCAGCATTGTTCTGAAGGTTCACATCACTCACACCTGTAGAGCAAAGGTGGTAAAACTCaactttttcagtatttacaaGCTGACATTTCCCATGTACAATGGCTCTGGCAACACAACACTATTACCTGTGTCCAGCAGCAGGCTGACAATGCTGTAGTTACAGTGCGACACGCTGTAATGCAACACTGTGTTGCCATTGTCATCAGCCAGGTTGACCAAGAAGGGCAGCAGTGAAGGTGTGGTCTTCTTCACCTCTCTCAGGTATACAACCAGCCTGCTGGCCACTGaagcctcctctgctgccacaCTGAACCAGTGCTGAAACAGCATGACCAGGGCCTTCCTCTGGAAATAATAACTTTGGATTAAATTTTTTCTGAAGGATTTGGCCCCATGTTGGAATAATCCTCTTTAACAGACACACTTTAAAGAAGTATTAATTTGTTTTGGCAActgaacaagctgaaaacacaacatgttcaccatataAAGCtgatatggtgaacatgttggCAAACAATTGACCATTTTCACGCCCAGCAGACACAGATAAACAACAGCATTTGGAGTAGTGTTTCTGTCCACCCGTCGAATGCACTGTCACTCTCCTTAGAGCTGTTTGGTGGTCAGCAggttgctgaaaacagctggaatgaagttgatgagagccgtgagagtaaaccaaaacagtaaagttgctggccataaaaccaaaacaatgagctgaaaggtgCTAAAATGCTCTGAGAGCTGAGGAGATattatctgtgggtttgtcattatgagcgacacctttcacattacacatagacatttgatccattgttgatataaaaatgttgataagtgcagctttaagataaaatacaatttagaaCTGTACACTACTGGAAGCAgcttcaatattaaataaatgtgtttctttagGTTTGATTGAAAGTTTCTTTGGAAGAATCAGCACTGCTTACCATGTCATCATTGGGGTTATCCATTTTGTCCATGTGATCTTTGAGGAACTGACAAGCAGCCATAAAATCTGCACTCACTGTCTCCCTAGAAGTGTGCGTAAggagagaacagaaagaaagtttGCCTCATAGCGGCAGGAATATTTTCCTTTGagattaaattaaaacacaggAGCTATTCCCTGGAGAGTACACATCACAATTACATTTTCCAAACTAAAACTGATAAGGCGTTTGTTTCCGGTCCTCTCACCTGCCCCCGGTGGTGGTTTCTGAGCCAGAGTTCCCCTCCATCTGTTCTCCCGGGGGCTGAGGTTTCATCTTGGCTGTTTTCTCTGGAGCCTCAGCCTCCACAGACGCTATGTCTCCATCTGTTCGTGCTGATCCCGCTCCCCCAGatatcatctgtctgtctgggctCATTtgcctctctccttccatccGTCTCCTCTCTGGGTCTGCATCCACCTGGGCAGCAGCCATCTCCCTAGGGCTGGCGCTGCTCTCCTTCTGCTCGCTCTGGCTCACACAGTCCTGCCCAACACTTGCGGTTGTTTTGCGTCTTCAAAAAAATATACAGATAGGAGAGCATAGCAGAAAATTTAAACTATTAGCTACCCAAATGCTGGTAAACGTTGGCATCTGAATCTAAACTGATCAATTTTGTGCGCCACAGTTCACACACTGTTTAAATCCCTAAATTTAATGTCAGCAAATCAACCATTATCTCACACAATGGCTGAGTTGGCTCATTCAGAAACAAGACAACGATTTCTGGAAGAGATTTCTAATGCATTATTCATGTTATATGGTCCAGGATAATTCAATCAATATTTAGTCCAATCCTGTTAAAGCTTCAAAGCTGGAAATCAAAGGAAAAAGTcgaaacaaatgagatgtaatGCCTGTGTTGCTTCATTTTCAGAAAGTACAAGTCTTACTGTGTTGACTCAATACAACTGATCTCATCTATTGTACTAATACTAAGCCAAACAAATACCCTGAGCCCCAGGAAACCAATCCCAGAAACTGTCACCGTCACCTTTTCCATCTTTCCTGACTAATCTAaattaaaagtaataaataaactcTCATTGAAGGTTTTTGGAAATGGCAAATGTTCACTGGAACTCACAACGGACAACTTTAGAGGGAGTGGCATTCATCTTTCAATCTTAAATTATGATGTTTTTCTCAGTCAGAGCAGTAGCTTGAATAACCTCAAGTTAGTGTGTCTGTAAACCAAAACTATGGTTTGAGCAATAATCATAACTCTGAAGGTTGTTGAAGTCAGAGGGAGTTATTTACTAACCCTTCATTAACACCCCCAGAATGTAGGTTTTTTGACGTGCGGGCACATCCGTCTGTCCTCATGATGGATTTAGAGGCTACaaggaagacaaacacagaggatatgataaaatgtcaaaacacaaCTGAACAACATGACGTGCTGCTGATGGAATACATATTTATCATGGTTTATCACTTATTACTTTTGGACACTACCATTTCTTCACAAAAGCtaacacaaaataacaaatattttgtcCAAAATTGAGAGTCACACAAAACAACCGTCAGTTTACATCTAGTGGGTAAATTATGGGTCTGAATTTGACAGAGGAACATCATGATGTGGCCTCTTCTACAGTGAATGGTAATAGAGTTAGATTTTCAGTATTGACTTTCAAATTGGAgcaaaagaaatattttattttgacaagaCTTCTGTGCTGTGAGACAAATGTGTGGATACGACTTTGAAGACATATAGTGTTTCTctattgaaattaaaatgaatacttGTGGTTGTTCAACAACAGCCAAAGTCCACACATAAATGTGCTCTTATTCCTGTGTTGATACAGCTGTTAAGTTGCTACAGCTGCTAGCATCGACAACAACTCAATTTCTATTTTACACAGGCTTTGCACTACACAGAGCTGACATTTTGATAACCCTATTCAACTCTATTGGCCTCCGTCTAATATAAAAGTAACAGCAACACAGTTCCTCATCCACTTTGTCTTCACTGACTTCACTGAAAATTACATTCATAACTATCAAAGTTAAAAGGTTGATAGTTAGGTTTTAATGGTTTTTGGCTTTAAAGGTACAAAGTTGTATTTCAAAGTTTGAAATAATGTCTGTAATCACTATTTCATACCCATAATATTTGCAAAGGCAATTCAAAACACCTAAAATCAGCCTTGTGGGAGCCGACTAGGGTCAATCAATCATGTGCTCCAATAAAATACTACCAATCGGCTAACAGATTCTCAACTGAAACTAATGTTTTTATCAGTTAGATGTTACAGAAATCAATACGAAATGTGTCCTTCAAAGAAAAagggtgaaataaaaaaatagtaaaaagtaaaaactggTTGTTCAGTCCTGCAAAATAGTAAATGTGATTTAGTCATTACATTGACATAATGAACAATCTGTGGACTGTAGTACCTCCATGTTGgatcctctctccatcactgtgTCCATGCTGGGTGTAGTAGGAGGTAAGGATTTCAACAAGTCCcaccatctgctgctgcagagagttGACTTTGGGGTCTGGGTGCTTTAGAggtttcccctcctctcctgacTCACGgtctccacacaaacactcccacTGCTGATCCAGGAGCCTCTTGATCTTCCTTATGTGGTGGACGACCATTGCTGTATCTATACTGTCATCTGAAGCATTTCCAGGTTCTGCAGATACGAGTGAGCTCCTTTCAGTAGAATCTACGACAGAGTCTTGTTGTCGACTTCTTTGTCCATTTGAGGTTACAGTCATTGTACTGATGAATGCATCTGGACCTCTTGACACTTTATTATAGGGTTCAATGGATCTCACCACCGTCTCATCTCCATCCTGGTCTACCACCACTCTCTCCGCACGGACCCACACACCAGGATTCCTGATAAGGTGCtcaattttctcatttttccttctgctctcttcctgctgctccCCCAGCAGCCCCAAGGCCCTCTGGAGCTCCAGGCCAGTCTCATGGAGCTTCTGCTCCAGCACAGCTACCTTAGCCTGCAGGGATGTCACTGTCAGCAGCTCATCCAGATCAGTACTCGCCCTCCACTCGTGTGTTGGATTAGAGTCTTCCTGACTAGACTGATTTCTAGGAAACATGATATGACATTCATGCCGAGGCCTTTTGATGTCCACTGTGCCGTGGTGGGACGAGGTGTATGGTTCTGTGGTTCCATTCATTGAGGGGGCTGTGATATGTGGATTCAGGCCCAGACGGagcctttctctttcctcctggAGGATGCAGATGTGCGCCCTGAGCTCTGGAATCAccctcatctccatctccagctctcCCACACGTTCGAGGGCCTCTGTCAGGCGCCTCAACAGCCCAGAGCAGTCCTGGGGTCGAGGGCTGTCTGAGGAGTAGAAGACATCTTCACAGGAGGTGTTTCTTCCTTCAAGGTGATCCCTCGAACTGCGGAGGCTGCCGGGGTCGTCGGTGGACTCTGATCCCTGCCTCAGCAGTACTGTGAGTGGCAAACTGGAGGCACGGAGGAGATGAGGTCTGATGTGCTCACCCAGAGGCTGCTCATCAAACTCCTTGATTCTGGCCTCCATCTCCGTCAGGGACTTGAGCCCTGTGGGAGAAAGTGGTGACCTGTGATCATTTGCCCAGGAAGTGTAGCCATGATGATGGGCGTCTGACAGTCGGGACCTGGGGCCTAGAGTTCCAGTAGATCCCCAGGGGCTTGGGCGGTAGCCACACCCAGAAGGGTTGAGGTGCCTGGGTAGAGTGCTTGCTCGGGGGCCCTTGCTTCGGCGCTGGATGGGGACTCTTTTGATTGTGTTGCCTTTCTCTATGTCATCTACATATTTTAGGAAATCCAGGTCAAGTCGAAAGCCGTAAGGGGTTTCCACTGAGTATGGGGGTTTCCCTTTAATTCCGTTCTCAGTTTTATGGGGCAAGATATTTcctgaaaacattaaaacagtaatTTAGTATCCGTCGCAAATAAATATCTGATATAGTAAAATCATGTTagggacttttttttgtttttgttttaccatTTTGTCCTTCcatcattgtttttatcttcaGTTGTCCAAACAATTTGTTGTCACATTATCTGGTTGGACTTGTAGtatctgacaaaacaaagtaagAAGAACAAAGAAGATTGAATTGAGCCAGtaacacatgaaaaacacattaggGCATTTTTACAAGTGGCAAGTGGTTGTTGTGATGTTATctaataaaacaatgaacacaTACATGATTTCTGAGAGGGGGAAACAGATGAATTTTGGCACTGACATTCACTTGTGGTTTAGCTGTGGTATTTGTGGTGGGAGATTCAATCTTAATGTTATGACCAGATGGAAGATCACTCTGAACAGAAACAGTACCTTTTTTGTACTCCCACATGTAGCGcgaagcacaaaacacaaacattcaatTACGCACaagtgctttctctctcttcttccctctcatTCTCTTCTTGTCccaaagattgttttttttctcacactctCACTGCTTCATTTCTTCCATGCATCAGGCTGCTATTATTCAACAGTGGCAGGCCTGATGTTCACTTGATTACAGCCCTGCCATCCAGGACGAGAGCTGAAAATAGCTTGAGACTGTTTAGCCCAGCAGCTATGGCCAGCGGAGCAAAATATACTCCtacagacacaaatacagacaaccGTTGTTGTGACTCACTACTTTCCTcccttcctgctctctctgtgcctcCTACTAGGTCCACAGTCTTCTTGGTTTACTTTTACTGAACTGCCTCTGactgtaatttcattttcctcttgtgtttcaCTTATAGTATTTGTACTGTGTATGATTTTTTACAGTACATGGCTCTACTGTCCTctgattctttttctttatatatagtgtatatgaTAGAGAATAGTCTATACTCTATGTAGTCATTGCTTCCCTTGCCTCCTTCTCTCAGCGTCTCTCCCTTCCACCCTcacctcttccctcctcccatgttcccctcccctctcctgacCACCAGCCTCTGTGGCAGCTCGCTGTCCTCTCGAGGCACCACAGCCACAGGGCCGCAGCCCCAAACAATGTCAGCTATGcagtaaacagacaaacaccacCAAATGGCCCTGCTGGGAATTCTGACCTCCATCTTTCACACACTCTCCGATGGCCAGAAGCACACAGCAACAAATCTGCAAATTACTGATGCGTATGTGCACATTTTCACAAGCTAAGACGAGAACACTGAGATAGCCTTCATACATGCAGATCCCACATGCACACTATGCATAGCATGTCTGGTACAGTATGTTGACCTTCTACTTTCCAGATGGGTGGAGTTTAACATATAGGATGTCATTTTCATAATATGCAAATATTAGATTTAGGTAATTCCAATAAAGTATGTGACAGTCAAACTAGAATGACATGCCACCACATGGCTCTgcattgtttgacattttctgatCCTATTGTCGCTATGATTCCTGAGTTTTGATATCAATAAGAGCATTTATGTTCTGTCCTGTTGCCCTTACAGAAACCTAATATATGTGTAATACATTGAAActgatacagtatgtatgttGTTATGCCAGTGGGGTTTTATGATGTTGAGGAACCTTTCAGCACTCGTCTGACAAGTCTAAGTTTAGCCTTTACATGCGAGTGTAAAGCTAAAGTACATATCAAGAGAGGAGACCCAGACATGTGTCTTCATTTTACAATAGAAGATCATTCAGTTGAACGTCTTCAATGTAGACAGACAAACTGGGAGGGCAACGAGATAAATCATTCTGCTGTGATGAAATGTCTAGAGCCAGTGATGCATAACGATTAACAAAAGAGCCTAACGTTGACTACAAGCAGAGTCAATGTATTCACCATTGCCTCTGTCAATCAGCACTGTACAGCAGAGCACCTGTTACTGCAGACATCTCAATCAGTCTCACTGCTGGCTCAGTCATCAAGTTGAGAGTgcaggctgctggctgcagttcAACAGAATGCAAACACTTTCAGGAAATTCTTTTACTTTTGGGCTTTGAAGTAATAAATGATGAGTGGCATCTCAAGATTAGATGTCTGCCTTGTGactaaatgaaatcaaatgctGTGGTTAAAGGAAAGTTTAGTCttgaaaagatcaataccacaCTCTTATCTGTATGCTGAATACGAAGCTAtggccaggagatggttagcttagctgagcacaaagactggaagcagggggaaagagctagcctagctctggCACCAGGACACAACCCCCTGTAAAATTACAACTGAACGTTGTTTtattgcacagattaaacaaattagatacAACATGCTAATTAGTGTGCTTTAGACGTGCTGGTAGGATGATTTTTGATTACCTTTGgagagacaggctagctgtccCCCACTGCTTCCATTCttttagctaagctaagctaaccatctcctggctgtagcttcatatttaccttacAGATACtgcatgagagtggtatcattTTTCTCATCTAATGCATGGCAAGAAAGTGAAccagtgtatttcccaaaatgtcaaaccattcctttaatGTGTCCTTGGATTTGGGGACATTTTTTTAGACTAGCCTGCTCTCAGACAAAGTGAAATCCAAACTGCTGTAGCCCACAAGTTtcttacacatacagtaaatatagacATACTTAAATGTCTTTCTGACCAGGTTACCACAGAGGAAACAATATAGCAGAGTTAGGGTTAGGCAGTTCCCAAGAGTCATTGCCTAACTCCCTCCACATTTCCGTGGCACAGGTTTTAATTGTGTATGCTCGGAGCAGTAGGCCCACCTCACAGGAAACCCAAGAAATGAAACGTAAAATATTCGCCTTACCCCAAACAGGCCCCAGCCAAACAGTACTGCACATAGCTACAGTACTGCTGCCTCTGCACACATTGAACTCAACCCAAAGTCAAGTATCAGAGttagtttaattttttttaaatcctttaaaaTCAAGGTTTTCTTTGTATCCAGCTAAAGCTTTTTCAGTCAAGGAAATGCCACCGTTTTTTTAAGCATCCATTTTCCTTTATTTGagttcttttcatcttttctgttcCCATAactgctgctctcctcctctgggtAAATGTGTCCCTTCTCACACAGACCTTTTAGACTTCCTGCATCAGCACAAACCTCATAATCACAACATCCATCCACAGCATTCTttaccaaaaccacaaattaaatATGAACTCATGGCACAGCAAGAGGGGAGACCTCCCTATGAAGTAATGATAAATGTTCGAACGTCAGATAAGGAGAAAAGGatcattttagatttaaaatgtaAGTCAGTAGCAGTAAACATTTGGTTCAGTCATTGATGGCACCAGCAAAGATATGTTGCAGTGctcatttttagccacgctagcagcatggctctggggatggcaaAGTCAGTTGGTCAGTctgccactttggtccagactgaaactgaCTCTGCAACTATTTGATGGCTCGCCATGAAATTTTatatagacattcatggttgCCAGATGAAGACTTGATAACTACTgaccctgacttttcctctagccaagtcaagtcaagtcagttttatttatatagcccaatatcacaaatcaaaaACTTGCCGCAGGCAAAACTATCAACATTCCggttagcctcagctgtactttgtgtttggcgTTAATTAGGAAACATTAGCATGCGAACACACTAGAGGCGTGGAAATAGTAAACAtgatacctgctaaacatcaacatgttagcattattGTAAACCTGTTACCATG from Enoplosus armatus isolate fEnoArm2 chromosome 14, fEnoArm2.hap1, whole genome shotgun sequence includes the following:
- the LOC139296998 gene encoding KN motif and ankyrin repeat domain-containing protein 4-like — encoded protein: MMEGQNGNILPHKTENGIKGKPPYSVETPYGFRLDLDFLKYVDDIEKGNTIKRVPIQRRSKGPRASTLPRHLNPSGCGYRPSPWGSTGTLGPRSRLSDAHHHGYTSWANDHRSPLSPTGLKSLTEMEARIKEFDEQPLGEHIRPHLLRASSLPLTVLLRQGSESTDDPGSLRSSRDHLEGRNTSCEDVFYSSDSPRPQDCSGLLRRLTEALERVGELEMEMRVIPELRAHICILQEERERLRLGLNPHITAPSMNGTTEPYTSSHHGTVDIKRPRHECHIMFPRNQSSQEDSNPTHEWRASTDLDELLTVTSLQAKVAVLEQKLHETGLELQRALGLLGEQQEESRRKNEKIEHLIRNPGVWVRAERVVVDQDGDETVVRSIEPYNKVSRGPDAFISTMTVTSNGQRSRQQDSVVDSTERSSLVSAEPGNASDDSIDTAMVVHHIRKIKRLLDQQWECLCGDRESGEEGKPLKHPDPKVNSLQQQMVGLVEILTSYYTQHGHSDGERIQHGASKSIMRTDGCARTSKNLHSGGVNEGRKTTASVGQDCVSQSEQKESSASPREMAAAQVDADPERRRMEGERQMSPDRQMISGGAGSARTDGDIASVEAEAPEKTAKMKPQPPGEQMEGNSGSETTTGGRETVSADFMAACQFLKDHMDKMDNPNDDMRKALVMLFQHWFSVAAEEASVASRLVVYLREVKKTTPSLLPFLVNLADDNGNTVLHYSVSHCNYSIVSLLLDTGVSDVNLQNNAGYTVVMLASLTAPDGPGGMEVVRKLMELGNIHIRSSQTGQTALHLAVRHGRVVMVRLLLSRGADANIQDSQGTTALMFASERGHTHIARLLLERSQCDLTLSDKRGRTALSIAMQGSHTDTAALLQAHAKARSL